In Oncorhynchus gorbuscha isolate QuinsamMale2020 ecotype Even-year unplaced genomic scaffold, OgorEven_v1.0 Un_scaffold_1072, whole genome shotgun sequence, the genomic stretch gaacacaaccacaaccacaatacaaccggaacacaaccacaaccacaatacaaccggaacacaaccacaaccggaacacaaccacaaccacaatacaaccggaacacaaccacaatacaaccacaaccacaatacaaccacaaccacaatgcaaacacaaccacaatacaaccacaaccacaatgcaaacacaaccacaatacaaccacaatacaaccacaaccacaatgcaaacacaaccacaatacaaccacaaccacaatacaaccacaatacaaccacaaccacaatgcagacacaaccacaatacaaccacaaccacaatataaccacaatacaaccacaaccacaatgcaaacacaaccacaatacaaccacaatacaactacaatacaacacaaccacAATTCAACCACAAttcaaccacaatacaaccacaatacaactacaaccacaatacaaccacaaccacaatacaaccacaatacaaccacaatataaccacaaccacaatataaccacaatacaaccacaacacaaacacaatacaaccacaatacaactacaatacaaccacaatacaaccacaaccatcatacaaccacaaccatcatacaaccatcatacaaccacaaccatcatacaaccacaatacaaccacaaccacaatacaacaacaatataaccacaatacaaccacaatacaactacaatacaaccacaatacaaccacaaccatcaTACAACAGCAACCATCATACAACCACAACCAtcatacaaccacaatacaaccacaaccaccatacaaccacaatacaaccacaaccaccatacaaccacaatacaaccacaaccaccatacaACCACAattcaaccacaaccacaatacaaccataatacaaccacaacacaaccacaaccacaatacatccacaaccacaatacaaccacaatacaaccacaatacaatcacatccacaatacaaccacaatacaaccacaacacaaccacaatacaaccggaacacaaccacaaccacaatacaaccggaacacaaccacaaccacaatacaaccgaacacaaccacaaccacaatacaaccgaacacaaccacaaccacaatacaaccgaacacaaccacaaccacaatacaaccggaacacaaccacaaccacaatacaaccggaacacaaccacaatacaaccacaaccacaatgcaaccggaacacaaccacaatacaaccacaaccacaatgcaaccggaacacaaccacaatacaaccacaaccacaatgcaaccggaacacaaccacaatgcaaccggaacacaaccacaatgcaaccggaacacaaccacaatacaaccggaacacaaccacaatacaaccggaACACAACCGGAACACAATACAaccggaacacaaccacaaccacaatacaaccggaacacaaccacaaccacaatacaaccggaacacaaccacaaccggaacacaaccacaaccacaatacaaccggaacacaaccacaatacaaccacaaccacaatacaaccacaaccacaatacaaccggaacacaaccacaatacaaccacaaccacaatacaaccacaaccacaatgcagacacaaccacaatacaaccacaaccacaatataaccacaatacaaccacaaccacaatgcaaacacaaccacaatacaaccacaatacagacacaaccacaatacaaccacaatacagacacaaccacaatacaaccacaaccacaatgcaaccacaaccacaatacaaccacaatacaactacaatacaacacaaccacAATTCAACCACAAttcaaccacaatacaaccacaatacaactacaaccacaatacaactacaaccacaatacaaccacaatacaaccacaatacaaccacaatacaaccacaatataaccacaaccacaatataaccacaatacaaccacaacgcaaacacaatacaaccacaatacaactacAATACAatcacaatacaaccacaaccatcatacaaccacaaccatcatacaaccatcatacaaccacaaccatcatacaaccacaatacaaccacaaccacaatacaacaacaatataaccacaatacaaccacaatacaaccacaatacaaccacaatacaaccacaaccatcaTACAACAGCAACCATCATACAACCACAACCAtcatacaaccacaatacaaccacaaccaccatacaaccacaatacaaccacaaccacaatacaacaacaatacaaccacaatacaacaacaaccacaaccacaatacaacaacaatacaaccacaatacaacaacaatacaaccacaaccacaatacaacaacaatacaaccacaaccacaatataaccacaaccacaatacaacaacaatacaaccacaaccacaatataaccacaatacaaccacaatacaaccacaaccacaatacaaccacaaccacaatacaaccacaaccacaatacaactacaaccatcatacaaccacaatacaaccacaatacaatcACAACCCCAAtaccaccacaaccacaatacaaccacaatacaaccacaatacaacaatTCAACCACAattcaaccacaaccacaatacaaccataatacaaccacaacacaaccacaaccataatacaaccacaacacaaccacaaccacaatacaaccggaacacaaccacaaccacaatacaaccggaacacaaccacaaccacaatacaaccggaacacaaccacaaccacaatacaaccggaacacaaccacaaccacaatacaatcGGACCACAACCACAATGCAACCGGAACACAACCACAATGCAACCATAACACATCCCTAAACACAACCCtaacacaaccacaatacaaccgcaatacaaccacaacacaaccacaatacaaccggaacacaaccacaaccacaacacaaccgaaccacaatacaaccggaacacaaccacaaccacaatacaaccgaacacaaccacaatacaaccgaacacaaccacaatacaaccacaaccacaatgcaACCgaacacaaccacaatacaaccgaacacaaccacaatacaaccggaACACAACCGGAACACAATACAACCGGAACCACAATACAaccggaacacaaccacaaccacaatacaaccggaacacaaccacaaccacaatacaaccggaacacaaccacaaccacaatacaatcGGACCACAACCACAATGCAACCGGAACACAACCACAATGCAACCATAACACATCCCTAAACACAACCCtaacacaaccacaatacaaccgcaatacaaccacaacacaaccacaatacaaccggaacacaaccacaaccacaatacaaccggaaccacaatacaaccggaacacaaccacaaccacaatacaaccggaacacaaccacaatacaaccggaacacaaccacaatacaaccacaaccacaatgcaaccggaacacaaccacaatgcaaccggaacacaaccacaatacaaccggaacacaaccacaatacaaccggaACACAACCGGAACACAATACAaccggaacacaaccacaaccacaatacaaccggaacacaaccacaaccacaatacaaccggaacacaaccacaaccacaatacaaccggaacacaaccacaaccgaacacaaccacaaccacaatacaaccggaacacaaccacaatacaaccacaaccacaatacaaccacaatacaaccacaaccacaatgcaaacacaaccacaatacaaccacaaccacaatgcaaacacaaccacaatacaaccacaatgcaaacacaaccacaatacaaccacaatacaaccacaaccacaatgcagacacaaccacaatacaaccacaaccacaatataaccacaatacaaccacaaccacaatgcaaacacaaccacaatacaaccacaatacaactacaatacaacacaaccacAATTCAACCACAAttcaaccacaatacaaccacaatacaactacaaccacaatacaaccacaaccacaatacaaccacaatataaccacaaccacaatataaccacaatacaaccacaacgcaaacacaatacaaccacaatacaactacaatacaaccacaatacaaccacaaccatcatacaaccacaaccatcatacaaccatcatacaaccacaaccatcatacaaccacaatacaaccacaaccacaatacaacaacaatataaccacaatacaactacaatacaaccacaatacaaccacaaccatcaTACAACAGCAACCATCATACAACCACAACCAtcatacaaccacaatacaaccacaaccaccatacaaccacaatacaaccacaaccaccatacaactacaaccacaaccacaatacaacaacaatacaaccacaaccacaatacaacaacaatacaaccacaaccacaatataaccacaatacaaccacaaccacaaccacaatacaaccacaaccacaaccacaatacaaccacaaccacaatacaaccacaaccacaatacaaccacaaccacaatacaaccacaaccacaatacaaccacaaccacaatacaactacaaccatcatacaaccacaatacaaccacaatacaatcACAACCCCAAtaccaccacaaccacaatacaaccacaatacaaccacaatacaatcACAACCCCAAtaccaccacaaccacaatacaaccacaatacaaccacaatacaacaatTCAACCACAAttcaaccacaatacaaccacaatacaacaatacaaccacaattcaaccacaaccacaatacaaccataatacaaccacaacacaaccacaaccacaatacatccacaaccacaatacaaccacaatacatccacaaccacaatacaatcacatccacaatacaaccacaatacaaccacaacacaaccacaatacaaccggaacacaatcacatccacaacacaaccggaacacaaccacaaccacaatacaaccggaacacaaccacaaccacaatacaaccggaacacaaccacaaccacaatacaaccggaacacaaccacaaccacaatacaaccggaacacaaccacaaccacaatacaaccggaacacaaccacaaccacaatacaatcGGACCACAACCACAATGCAACCGGAACACAACCACAATGCAACCATAACACATCCctaaacacaaccataacacaaccctaacacaaccctaacacaaccctaacacaaccacaatacaaccacaacacaaccacaatacaaccggaacacaaccacaaccacaacacaaccggaaccacaatacaaccggaacacaaccacaaccacaatacaaccggaacacaaccacaaccacaatacaaccggaacacaaccacaaccacaatacaaccggaacacaaccacaaccacaatacaaccggaacacaaccacaaccacaatacaaccggaacacaaccacaaccacaatacaaccggaacacaaccacaaccacaatacaaccggaacacaaccacaatacaatcggaccacaaccacaatacaatcGGACCACATCCCTAAACACAACGCAACCGGAACACATCCCTAAACacaaccctaacacaaccctaacacaaccctaacacaaccctaacacaaccctaacacaaccacaatacaacccgGAACACATCCCTGAACACATCCCTGAACACATCCCTGAACACATCCCTGAACACATCCCTGAACACATCCCTGAACACATCCggaacacaaccataacacaaccggaacacaaccataacacaaccggaatacaaccacaatacaaccacaaccacaatacaaccacaacgtCAACACAAGCACAACACAACCAtaatacaaccacaatacaaccacaacctcaacaatcaatcaatcaatcaaattttatttatatagcccttcgtacatcagctgatatctcaaagtgctgtacagaaacccagcctaaaaccccaaacagcaagcaatgcaggtgtagaagcacgatggctaggaaaaactcactagaaaggccaaaatctaggaagaaacctagagaggaaccaggctatgcgTGGTGGCCagtctcttctggctgtgccgggtggagataacagaacatggccaagatgttcaaatgttcataaatgaccagcatggtcgaataataacaaggcagaacagttgaaactggagcagcagcacagtcaggtggactggggacagcaaggagtcatcatgtcaggtcgtcctggggcatggtcctggggctcaggtcctccgagagagagagagagagagagagagaaagaaagagagaattagagagagcatatgtggggtggccagtcctcttctggttgtgccaggtggagattataacagaagatggccaagatgttcaaatgttcataaatgaccagcatggtcaaataatagtaaggcagaacagttgaaactggagcagcagcatggccaggtggactggggacagcaaggagtcatcatgtcaggtagtcgtggggcatggtcctagggctcaggtcagttgaaactggagcagcagcatggccaggtggactggggacagcgaggagccatcatgtcaggtagtcctggggcatggtcctagggctcaggtcctccgagagagagaaagaaagaaagaaggagagaattagagaacgcacacttagattcacacaggacaccgaataggacaggagaagtactccagatataacaaactgaccctagccccccgacacaaactcctgcagcataaatactggaggctgagacaggagggttcaggagacactgtggccccattcgaggacacccccggacagggccaaacaggaaggatataaccccacccactttgccaaagcacagcccgcacaccactagagggatatcttcaaccaccaacttaccatcctgagacaaggctgagtatagcccacaaagatctccgccatggcacaaggggggggggggggggggtgaccacaacagtgaatcaacccactcaggtgacgcaccccctgcagggacggcatgagagagccccagtaagccagtgactcagcccctgttagaggcagagaatcccagtggaaagaggggaactggccaggcagacagcaagggcggttcgttgctccagagcctttccgttcaccttcccactcctgggccagactacactcaatcatatgacccactgaaaagatgagtcttcagtaaagacttaaaggttgagaccgagtttgcgtctctgacatgggtaggcagaccgttccataaaaatggagctctataggagaaagccctgcctccagctgtttgtttagaaattctagggacaattaggaggcctgcgtcttgtgaccgtagcgtacgtgtaggtatgtatggcaggaccaaatcagagagataggtaggagcaagcccatgtaatgctttgtaggttagcagtaaaaccttgaaatcagcccttgctttgacaggaagccagtgtagagaggctagcactggagtaatatgatccaattttttggttctagtcaggattctagcagccgtatttagcactaactgaagtttatttagtgctttatccgggtagccggaaagtagagcattgcagtagtctaacctagaagtgacaaaagcatggattaatttttctgcatcatttttggacagaaagtttctgatttttgcaatattacgtagatggaaaaaagctgtcctcgaaatggtcttgatatgttcttcaaaagagagatcagggtccagagtaacgccgaggtccttcacagttttatttgagacgactgtacaaccattaagattaattgtcagattcaacagaagatctctttgtttcttgggacctagaacaagcatctctgttttgtccgagtttaaaagtagaaagtttgcagccatccacttccttatgtctgaaacacatgcttctagcgagggcaattttggggcttcaccatgtttcattgaaatgtacagctgtgtgtcatccgcatagcagtgaaagttaacattatgtttttgaataacatccccaagaggtaaaatgtatagtgaaaacaatagtggtcctaaaacagaaccttgaggaacaccgaaatttacagttgatttgtcagaggacaaaccattcacagagacaaaccatgcaccaatttgtaagtcgctctggataagagcgtctgctaaatgacttaaatgtaaataatacATTCCTAACACAACCcgaacacaaccataacacaaccataacacaaccataacacaaccataaaCACAACCATAAACACAACCATAAACACAACCATAAACACAACCataaacacaaccataacacattgttattattgttattattgttattattattgttattattgttattgtctCATTCCCTTGTCTGTTTTTGACCTGTAGGAGCTGAGACCATTAGAATGTCACTGTACCCTGTAATGATATCTGTGAccctgtgcatgtgactaataaactcATCTAATGTAATCTACAaccacaaccataacacaaccataacacaatcctccctccatatttctctctctctctctctctctctctctctctctctctctctctctctctctctctctctctctctctcactctctcactctctcactctctcactctctcactctctcactctctcactctctcactctctcactctcactctctcactctctcactctccctccttcctcttgtcctcctctctctctctctctctctctcctctctctctctctctctctctctctctctctcctctcccccctctctccctccctccctccatccctccctcctctctccctccctccctccatccctccctcctctctccaggacCTGGTAGGTGATCTGCAGGGTGAACTGGGGGGAAAGTTTGAGACTCTGGTAGTGGCTCTAATGACTCCGCCCATCCTCTACGATGTGACGTCACTACGGAACGCCATCAAGGTATTTTACCCAGGACTAGTGATGTCATATCCTGTGAGTGACGGTGTGATGTCATAGTGACTGTGTGTTGATGTCACGGTGTAGGGGGCGGGGACCAATGAGAAGGTGCTGATTGAGATCCTGTCTTCTAGAACGGCCCAGCAGATTAAGGACATCACTGCTGCCTATCGccagggtaacacacacacacacacacacacacacacacacacacacacacacacacacacacacacacacacacacacacacacacacacacacacacacacactgctgcctaccgccagggtcacacacacacacacacacacacacacacacacacacacacacacacacacacacacacacacacacacacacacacacacacacacacacacacacacacacacacacacacacacacacacacacacacacacacagactcactgatTGTGTGTTCCAGAGTTTAATAAGAACCTGGAGGAGGATGTAACAGGAGACACGTCCGGTCACTTCAGGAGACTGCTGGTCATCCTGCTACaggtgagaggtcagaggtcaggggaaCATAGATCTGGTATATATAGATGCGTGGGACATAGATCTGTAcgagccaaaagtttggacacctacctagaataatagtgaagacatcagaactctGAAATAACtcctatggaatcatgtcgtaatcAAAAaagtgccttgatgacagttttgcagaCATgaagtcagtcaatccggaacagttcaagaactttgaaagtttcttcaagtgctatgatgaaactggctctcatgaggagcgccacaggaaaggaagacccagagttacctctgctgcagaggatgagttcattagagttaaatgggtctcatgaggaccgccacaggaaaggaagacccagagttacctctgctgcagaggatgagttcattagagttaaatgggtctcatgaggaccgccacaggaaaggaagacccagagttacctctgctgcagaggatgagttcattagagttaaatgggtctcatgaggaccgccacaggaaaggaagacccagagttacctctgctgcagaggatgagttcattagagttaactggctcagattggaaaggaagacccagagttacctctgctgcagaggatcagttcattagagttaccagcctcagattggaaaggaagacccagagttacctctgctgcagaggataagttcattagttaccagcctcagattggaaaggaagacccagagttacctctgctgcagaggatgaattcattagagttaccagcctcagattggaaaggaagacccagagttacctctgctgcagaggatgaattcattagagttaccagcctcagattggaaaggaagacccagagttacctctgctgcagaggataagttcattagttaccagcctcagattggaaaggaagacccagagttacctctgctgcagaggatgaattcattagagttaccagcctcagattggaaaggaagacccagagttacctctgctgcagaggatgaattcattagagttaccagcctcagattggaaaggaagacccagagttacctctgctgcagaggataagttcattagttaccagcctcagattggaaaggaagacccagagttacctctgctgcagaggatcagttcattagttaccagcctcagattggaaaggaagacccagagtcttcccagaaattgcagcccaaataaatgcttcactgagttcaagtaacagacgcatctcaacatcaactgttcagaggagactgcgtgaatcaggccgtcATGGTTGAATTGTtgcgaagaaaccactactaaaggacaccaataataagaagagacttgcttgggccaagaaacacgagcagtggatattagactggtggaaatctgttctttggtctgagatttttttgtttgttcaaactgccgtgtctttgtgagacacagagtaggtgattggatgatctccgcatgtgtggttcccatcgtgaagcatggaggaggaggtgtgatggtgtgtggttcccaccgtgaagcatggaggaggaggtgtgatggtgtaggggtgctttgctggttacactgtcagtgatttatttagaattcaagtcacacttaaccagcatggctaccacagcattctgcagcgatacgccatcccatctggtttgcacgtctatcatttgttttcaacaggacgatgacccaacacacctccaggctgtgtaagggctatttgaccaagaaggagagagatggaatgctgcatcaggtGCCCTGGCCTCCacgatcacccgacctcaacccaattaagatggtttgggttaaattggaccgcagagtgaaggaaaagcagccaacaaagtgctcagcatatgtgggaactccttcaagactgttggaaaagcattcctgacgaagctggttaagagaatgccaagagtgtgaaaagctgtcatcaaggcgaatgatggctactttgaagaatctaaaatatattttgatttgtttattttatggttttgatgtcatcactattattctaaaatgtagaaaatagtaaaaaataaagaaaaacacaaacttgtcaacttttgactggtactgtagatgtgtGGGACATAGATCTGACAGATATAGATGTGTGGGATATGGATCTGACAGATATAGATGTGTGGGACATAAATCTGACAGATATAGATGTGTGGGACATGGATCTGACAGATATAGATGTGTGGGACATAGATCTGACAGATATAGATGTGTGGGACATAGGTCTGACAGATATAGATGTGTGGGACATAGATCTAACAGATATAGATGTGTGGGACATGGATCTAACAGATATAGATGTGTGGGACATAGATCTGACAGATATAGATGTGTGGGACATAGATCTGACAGATATAGATGTGTGGGACATAGATCTGACAGATATAGATGTGTGGGACATAGATCTGACAGATATAGATGTGTGGGACATAGATCTGACAGATATAGATGTGTGGGACATGGTCTGACAGATATAGATGTGTGGGACATAGATCTAACAGATATAGATGTGTGGGACATAGATCTGATAGatgtgctctctctcctctcaggccaGCAGACAgcagggggtacaggaggggaACATAGAGGCTGACGcacaggtaagagagagagagtgtgtgtgtgtgtgtgtgtgtgtgtgtgtgtgtgtgtgtgtgtgtgtgtgtgtgtgtgtgtgtgtgtgtgtgtgtgtgtgtggtgtgtgtgtgtgtgtgtgtgtgtgtgtgtgagagggagagagagaatcacatgTCTATCTCTGAAATATGTGATAGTAATCAGATTTACTGCTCAGTCACAATGCCTTCTTTGACTTGTGTTCTGCTCAGGGGTGTGTGACAAAGTGTCTGACGGTTATGTGTGTGTAGAATAACACTCCTCCCACAGCCACCCAttgtgtaagcgtgtgtgtgttggtgtgtgaggggagagacagaaggtGTGTTGATAGTGATACCCAGTGTtgaatgctgccatctagtggtcatatttttatttatttcacctttatttaaccaggtaggctagttgagaacaagttctcatttacaactgcaacctgg encodes the following:
- the LOC124021168 gene encoding annexin A5-like; this translates as MAGRGSVRASGNFNANQDAETLYKAMKGLGTDEDSIMKLLTSRSNSQRQQIKAAYKTLHGKDLVGDLQGELGGKFETLVVALMTPPILYDVTSLRNAIKGAGTNEKVLIEILSSRTAQQIKDITAAYRQEFNKNLEEDVTGDTSGHFRRLLVILLQASRQQGVQEGNIEADAQTLFSAGEKNYGTDEEQFITIPSGHLRR